A window of Flavobacterium flavigenum contains these coding sequences:
- a CDS encoding S41 family peptidase has product MYPYFKKKFIIPAAAAGFLFIGASFKEDFFEIAKQIEIFTTLFKAVNTNYVDETNPGDLMDKGIKSMLGSLDPYTVYFNEQDVVNFKINNTGEYTGIGAMIARKKDRLIVREPYKNYPADKAGLKAGDEIIQIGDVLIADFKDDASQLLKGTKNTKIKIKYLRQGKTYTTDLVLDEVDIKSVPFYGKIDDKTGYIVLAHFSRKAAFEVKEALEKLKSDGATQIVLDLRGNPGGLLNEAIDICNLFVPKNEVIVTTKSRIEKHNNTYKTTKEPIDTQIPLAILVNGKSASASEIVSGALQDLDRAVILGSRSFGKGLVQRTVELTYGTQLKVTISRYYTPSGRCIQALDYSHKDKNGVAQKTDSKNFNAFKTRKGRTVYDGGGVLPDIELDETKMSPITNALLKNDGIFDYATTYYYKNPNLGDKIPTITDADYTAFKQYLKVNKFTFDTETELALKNTLAAAKNEQIDEAIVIEYKQLLNALEKSETTLLDKNQKEIKNLILEELIKRYQYQEGLYQYYIKNNSEIKKAVNVLNNQTEYKTILKM; this is encoded by the coding sequence ATGTACCCTTATTTTAAAAAGAAATTCATCATACCAGCCGCTGCCGCAGGATTTTTATTTATTGGAGCCAGTTTCAAAGAAGACTTTTTTGAAATTGCCAAGCAAATAGAAATTTTCACGACCTTATTTAAAGCCGTTAACACCAATTATGTCGATGAAACCAATCCGGGCGACCTGATGGACAAGGGCATTAAAAGCATGTTGGGAAGTTTAGATCCTTACACCGTTTATTTTAATGAGCAGGATGTGGTTAATTTTAAAATCAACAATACGGGTGAATATACAGGTATTGGTGCTATGATAGCCCGTAAGAAAGACCGTTTAATTGTTCGCGAACCTTATAAAAATTATCCGGCAGATAAAGCCGGGTTAAAAGCAGGCGACGAAATTATTCAGATCGGGGATGTTTTGATTGCTGATTTTAAGGATGACGCTTCACAATTGCTGAAAGGAACAAAAAATACTAAAATCAAAATAAAATACCTGCGTCAGGGAAAAACTTACACTACAGACCTTGTTTTGGATGAAGTGGATATTAAATCGGTTCCGTTTTATGGGAAAATTGATGATAAAACGGGATATATTGTTTTGGCACATTTTAGCAGAAAAGCAGCGTTTGAAGTAAAAGAAGCTCTTGAAAAACTTAAAAGTGACGGCGCTACACAGATTGTATTGGACTTAAGAGGAAATCCTGGCGGACTATTAAATGAAGCTATTGATATCTGTAATTTATTTGTTCCAAAAAATGAAGTAATTGTAACTACAAAATCCAGAATTGAAAAACACAACAATACTTATAAAACAACCAAAGAACCTATAGACACTCAGATTCCGCTGGCTATTTTAGTAAACGGAAAGAGTGCTTCGGCATCAGAGATTGTTTCGGGAGCTTTACAAGATTTAGATCGTGCTGTAATTTTAGGAAGCCGCAGTTTTGGAAAAGGTCTGGTTCAGCGCACTGTTGAATTAACGTACGGAACACAGTTAAAAGTAACTATTTCACGTTACTATACTCCCTCCGGACGTTGCATTCAGGCATTGGATTATTCGCATAAAGACAAAAATGGTGTAGCCCAAAAAACAGATTCTAAAAACTTTAATGCTTTTAAAACCAGAAAAGGAAGAACCGTTTATGATGGCGGTGGCGTTCTGCCGGATATTGAACTGGATGAAACCAAAATGAGTCCGATTACAAATGCGCTATTAAAAAACGACGGAATTTTTGATTATGCGACTACTTACTATTATAAAAACCCGAATTTGGGAGATAAAATTCCAACCATCACAGATGCTGATTATACTGCTTTCAAGCAATATTTAAAAGTCAACAAGTTTACTTTCGATACAGAAACTGAACTGGCATTGAAAAACACTTTGGCAGCTGCCAAAAATGAACAAATTGATGAAGCTATTGTCATTGAATATAAACAGTTATTAAATGCACTTGAAAAAAGTGAAACCACATTATTAGACAAAAATCAAAAGGAAATTAAAAACCTGATTTTAGAGGAACTTATAAAAAGGTATCAATATCAGGAAGGATTATATCAATATTATATTAAAAACAATTCAGAAATTAAAAAAGCGGTAAACGTGTTAAACAATCAAACTGAGTATAAAACCATTTTAAAGATGTAA
- a CDS encoding OmpA family protein translates to MKLCSSLFLLFIYNLWAQQKPIETIYFDFDKYILSSQQTKVITDFAKNIDTTKIESIQIYGYCDDRGTDEYNYRLSRDRVNTVQKILVSTGFNKSRIIILEGKGRVIIRSDTVENLHETRSKNGRVDLIAVKKNSYGKGIRNSLESELNIGDKVLLENILFDLGSSKLTYKSKKELDKIVSILQSRKSIQFEIRGHVCCTPEIYTDGIDRENNERRLSWNRAKTVFFYLASKKISKSRMSYQGCGNKYPLKKEDYLDRRVEFKITKI, encoded by the coding sequence ATGAAACTTTGCAGCTCCCTGTTTCTGTTATTTATTTACAATTTATGGGCGCAGCAAAAACCCATCGAAACCATTTATTTTGATTTTGATAAATATATACTTAGCAGTCAGCAAACCAAAGTCATTACTGATTTTGCAAAAAACATAGACACCACAAAAATAGAGTCAATACAAATTTATGGTTATTGCGATGATCGTGGTACTGATGAATATAATTATCGCTTATCGAGGGACCGTGTTAATACCGTTCAGAAAATATTAGTTTCTACTGGATTTAACAAAAGCAGAATAATCATTCTTGAAGGAAAAGGACGAGTCATAATCAGGAGCGATACGGTTGAAAACCTACATGAAACCAGGTCTAAAAACGGCCGGGTTGATTTAATTGCCGTTAAAAAAAACAGCTACGGAAAAGGAATCCGTAATTCGTTAGAGAGTGAACTAAACATTGGTGATAAAGTTTTACTTGAAAACATTCTGTTTGATCTTGGAAGTTCAAAACTAACCTACAAATCTAAAAAAGAATTAGATAAAATTGTCAGTATCCTGCAATCCAGAAAAAGCATTCAGTTTGAAATAAGAGGTCATGTATGCTGTACTCCTGAAATCTACACAGATGGGATAGATCGTGAAAATAATGAAAGAAGACTTTCCTGGAACCGTGCTAAAACCGTATTTTTCTATTTGGCATCGAAAAAAATATCCAAAAGCCGTATGAGTTACCAGGGCTGCGGTAATAAATATCCGCTTAAGAAAGAGGATTATTTAGACAGAAGGGTTGAATTTAAAATTACTAAGATTTAG
- a CDS encoding GNAT family N-acetyltransferase → MGLKWKIKPFEALTVHELYDLLKLRSEIFVVEQNCVYLDLDGKDKKALHLIGEYDDKIVAYVRLFDAGISFDNASIGRVVVDVDYRDRKYGHDLMREAIAAIKSNFGKDKITIGAQLYLKKFYESHGFIQTSEMYLEDDIPHIEMQLN, encoded by the coding sequence ATGGGATTAAAATGGAAAATAAAGCCTTTTGAGGCATTAACTGTTCATGAGCTATATGATTTGTTGAAACTAAGAAGTGAAATATTTGTAGTAGAACAAAATTGCGTTTATTTAGATCTCGACGGTAAAGACAAGAAAGCTTTACACTTAATTGGCGAATATGATGATAAAATTGTTGCCTATGTACGTTTATTCGATGCAGGAATTAGTTTTGATAATGCTTCAATTGGAAGGGTCGTAGTAGATGTAGATTATCGTGACAGAAAATATGGGCATGATTTAATGAGAGAAGCAATTGCAGCCATAAAGTCCAATTTTGGAAAAGATAAAATTACAATTGGTGCGCAATTATACCTAAAGAAATTCTACGAGAGCCACGGATTCATACAAACCAGCGAAATGTATCTCGAAGATGATATTCCGCATATTGAGATGCAGTTAAACTAA
- a CDS encoding DUF1579 domain-containing protein yields MKNLFVTLLMLVFCFSSCKKEVKTALETTNPADSIKAEDTMAEKPLDSAAQMKAWMDYATPGSPHKMMADETGTWNCDMTFWEEEGGKPEKANSTANIKMILGGRYQEANYKGTMMGQPFEGKSTLSYNNASKEYTSTFIDNMGTGMMIGSGKYDDKTKSMELKGDMVNPLDGKKTPYREVYTIVDATTRKMEMYDTKNGKEYKSMEIIMKKK; encoded by the coding sequence ATGAAAAATTTATTTGTAACATTATTGATGTTAGTTTTTTGTTTTTCGTCCTGCAAAAAAGAAGTAAAAACAGCATTAGAAACTACTAATCCTGCCGATAGCATAAAAGCAGAAGATACAATGGCTGAAAAACCTTTAGATTCTGCTGCACAAATGAAAGCTTGGATGGATTACGCTACACCGGGCTCTCCACATAAAATGATGGCAGACGAAACCGGAACCTGGAACTGCGATATGACTTTTTGGGAAGAGGAAGGAGGTAAACCTGAAAAGGCAAATTCTACGGCAAATATAAAAATGATTCTCGGTGGCCGTTATCAGGAAGCCAATTATAAGGGAACCATGATGGGACAGCCATTTGAAGGAAAATCTACACTATCCTACAATAATGCGAGTAAAGAATATACTTCTACATTTATTGATAATATGGGAACCGGAATGATGATTGGCTCAGGCAAATATGACGACAAGACAAAAAGTATGGAACTTAAAGGCGATATGGTAAATCCTTTAGATGGTAAAAAAACACCATATCGGGAGGTTTACACTATTGTGGATGCTACAACACGTAAAATGGAAATGTATGATACAAAAAATGGCAAGGAATATAAAAGCATGGAAATCATTATGAAAAAGAAATAG
- a CDS encoding DUF4837 family protein: MNKTHFLFLLVSVLLVSCFQKNENKEKEKPGKTNTISIIIDDQLWYGEVGDSIRNKFASPVLGLTQEEPLFTINQYPAKLLEGFVTDSRSIIVVKKSAVDKFEVKTNDKTLPHNTFRIYGKSIEDLICSIEMNSPEIIRTIRETEIKKVQQDNSKSLLNPAVIKNKFHIDLQIPVGYEYMLHKKNFIWLKKEIISGNTSLLIYQIPLNGLTKNLDVVGNIIRMRDSVGHYIKGREPNTQMITGEDYAPYFSITNLNGKKAFETKGTWELKNDFMTGPFINYAIIDEVYNRILVIEGFCYSPSNQERDLMLELEAIIKSVRIEKR; encoded by the coding sequence ATGAATAAAACCCATTTTTTGTTTCTGCTAGTTTCCGTTTTACTGGTTTCCTGTTTTCAAAAGAACGAAAACAAGGAAAAGGAAAAACCAGGAAAAACTAATACAATTTCTATCATTATTGACGATCAGTTGTGGTATGGCGAAGTTGGTGACAGCATCCGAAATAAATTTGCTTCACCGGTTTTGGGTCTTACACAAGAAGAACCCCTGTTTACAATCAATCAATATCCGGCAAAACTCCTTGAAGGTTTTGTAACCGATAGCCGAAGTATTATTGTAGTTAAAAAGTCAGCCGTAGACAAATTTGAGGTTAAAACTAATGATAAAACTTTGCCTCACAATACTTTCAGAATCTACGGAAAATCAATTGAAGACCTCATTTGCAGCATCGAAATGAATTCTCCGGAAATCATTCGGACAATTCGGGAAACCGAGATCAAGAAAGTACAGCAGGATAACAGCAAATCACTTTTGAACCCTGCCGTTATTAAAAATAAATTTCATATTGATCTTCAAATCCCGGTCGGATATGAATACATGCTGCACAAGAAAAATTTCATCTGGCTTAAAAAAGAAATCATTAGTGGTAATACAAGCCTGCTTATTTATCAGATTCCGTTAAACGGGCTTACTAAGAATCTTGACGTTGTAGGTAATATTATCAGAATGCGTGACTCTGTAGGGCATTATATTAAAGGACGCGAACCCAATACTCAAATGATTACAGGGGAAGATTATGCGCCTTATTTCTCAATTACAAATTTAAACGGTAAAAAGGCTTTTGAAACCAAAGGAACCTGGGAATTAAAAAACGATTTTATGACAGGACCTTTTATTAATTACGCCATAATTGATGAAGTTTACAATCGAATTTTGGTCATTGAAGGTTTTTGTTATTCACCATCAAATCAGGAACGGGATTTAATGTTAGAACTAGAAGCCATTATAAAATCAGTCAGAATAGAGAAGAGATAA
- a CDS encoding LysM peptidoglycan-binding domain-containing protein — protein MIIRKISLALSVFFSIAGFAQQVVKADTEIKPEVKISYLDSVKKSFVKNDLAIRVDSLWMNELTSLDIYDDLTKDIQTINKDVTVDQELPTELLKQRLQVMNEKSPFEIEYNQGLENIIKSFLKNRKKSFSRLMALSEYYFPIFEDAFAKQNVPLEIKYLAVVESALNPKAVSKMGATGLWQFMYGTGKQYDLKIDSYIDERSDPLKATAAASEYMTKMFSVFGDWELVLASYNSGPGNVTKAIRRSGGKTKYWDIRNFLPKETQGYVPAFLATMYLFEYHKEHGINPERAVVKNFETDTIRIKEKMTFKQIADLLDMPQSQLELLNPSYKLKVVPYYQNEQHFLRLPKDKVATFVANEDKIYAYAKYDSGIYKMPSRLAHKLTPKVKAKPVKVPEPLDLESYIVQKGDNLSSIAQKYDVAVADIKEWNNLKSNALVLGRSLKIKPKDLVSKTAQEVVKKPVETAVASAESADKNEIEVEYVVKSGDNLGNIAKKFGVTLAELKEWNNLNSNNLALGKSLIVSKKETTVVETNAVASNSIDAFKKKANSAKSIGEDYYVKKGDSLYSISKKYPGVTISDIKKWNGIKDEDIKPGMKLKING, from the coding sequence ATGATTATAAGAAAAATTTCCTTAGCACTTTCAGTCTTTTTTTCAATAGCCGGTTTTGCACAACAAGTAGTCAAAGCAGATACTGAAATAAAGCCTGAAGTAAAGATCTCGTACTTAGATTCAGTAAAAAAATCATTCGTAAAAAATGACTTAGCCATTCGTGTTGATAGTCTTTGGATGAATGAATTAACAAGTCTGGATATTTATGATGATTTAACTAAGGACATTCAGACAATCAATAAAGATGTTACAGTTGATCAGGAGTTACCAACAGAGCTTTTAAAGCAAAGGCTTCAGGTAATGAATGAAAAGTCGCCTTTTGAAATAGAATACAATCAGGGACTGGAGAATATAATAAAGTCATTTCTTAAGAATCGTAAAAAATCGTTTTCCCGATTAATGGCTTTATCAGAATATTACTTTCCAATATTTGAAGATGCTTTTGCAAAACAAAATGTTCCTCTGGAAATTAAATATTTAGCCGTTGTAGAATCTGCTTTAAATCCTAAAGCAGTTTCTAAAATGGGTGCTACAGGACTTTGGCAATTCATGTACGGAACAGGAAAACAATACGATCTTAAAATTGATTCCTATATTGATGAACGCAGTGATCCTCTTAAAGCAACTGCAGCCGCATCTGAATACATGACTAAAATGTTCAGTGTTTTTGGTGATTGGGAACTGGTATTGGCTTCATACAATTCAGGTCCTGGAAATGTAACAAAAGCAATTCGTCGTTCGGGCGGAAAAACCAAATACTGGGATATCCGTAATTTTCTTCCAAAAGAAACACAAGGATATGTACCGGCTTTCTTAGCAACAATGTACCTTTTCGAATACCATAAAGAGCATGGTATCAATCCCGAAAGAGCTGTTGTGAAAAACTTTGAAACAGATACTATCCGTATCAAAGAAAAAATGACTTTTAAGCAGATTGCTGATTTGTTAGATATGCCGCAATCTCAATTAGAGCTTTTAAATCCTTCCTATAAATTAAAAGTAGTGCCTTATTACCAAAATGAACAGCACTTTTTACGTTTGCCAAAAGATAAAGTTGCCACTTTTGTAGCTAACGAGGATAAAATTTATGCTTATGCAAAATATGATTCAGGTATTTACAAAATGCCTTCTCGTTTAGCACATAAATTAACTCCAAAAGTAAAAGCAAAACCAGTAAAAGTTCCTGAACCGTTAGATCTTGAATCTTATATCGTTCAAAAGGGAGACAATTTAAGTTCGATTGCCCAAAAGTATGATGTTGCTGTAGCAGATATTAAAGAATGGAATAATCTTAAAAGTAACGCACTGGTATTAGGAAGATCTTTAAAAATAAAACCTAAGGATTTAGTTTCCAAAACTGCTCAGGAAGTAGTTAAAAAACCTGTTGAAACTGCAGTTGCATCTGCTGAATCGGCTGATAAAAACGAAATTGAGGTAGAATATGTGGTAAAAAGCGGAGATAATCTGGGTAATATTGCTAAAAAATTCGGGGTAACACTGGCAGAATTAAAAGAATGGAATAACTTAAACTCAAATAATCTGGCATTAGGGAAATCCTTAATCGTTTCTAAAAAGGAAACTACTGTTGTTGAAACTAATGCTGTTGCTTCTAATTCAATTGATGCATTTAAGAAAAAAGCAAATTCTGCTAAATCTATTGGAGAAGATTATTATGTTAAAAAAGGAGATTCATTATATAGTATTTCAAAAAAATATCCTGGTGTGACCATTTCAGATATCAAAAAATGGAACGGAATTAAAGACGAGGATATAAAACCAGGAATGAAGCTAAAAATAAACGGATAA
- a CDS encoding phosphoglycerate kinase yields the protein MKTLNDFDFKNKKAIIRVDFNVPLDENFNVTDATRIEAAKPTIDAILAQGGSVILMSHLGRPKGAEEKYSLKHILKKASEILGVQVKFAENCVGEPAQAAAKDLKPGEVLLLENLRFHAEEEAGDVAFAKELASLGDIYVNDAFGTAHRAHASTTIIAQFFPTEKCFGTLLAKEIESLNKVLNNSQKPVVAVLGGSKVSSKITVIENILDKVDHMIIGGGMTFTFIKAQGGKIGESICEDDKQDLALEILRLAKEKGVQIHIPVDVIAADDFSNTANTQVVDVTAIPDGWQGLDAGPKSLENFKKVILESKTILWNGPLGVFEMETFSKGTIALGNYIAESTANGAFSLVGGGDSVAAVKQFGFEDKMSYVSTGGGAMLEMLEGRVLPGIAAIQD from the coding sequence ATGAAAACTCTAAACGATTTCGATTTTAAAAATAAAAAAGCAATAATCCGTGTTGATTTTAATGTGCCTTTGGATGAAAACTTCAATGTAACAGATGCAACACGTATCGAAGCTGCAAAACCAACTATTGATGCAATTCTAGCTCAGGGCGGAAGCGTAATTTTAATGTCACACTTAGGAAGACCAAAAGGTGCTGAAGAAAAATATTCATTAAAACATATCTTAAAAAAAGCTTCTGAAATTTTAGGTGTACAGGTTAAATTTGCTGAAAACTGCGTTGGCGAACCTGCTCAGGCTGCAGCAAAAGATTTGAAACCAGGCGAAGTCCTTTTACTTGAAAATTTACGTTTTCATGCTGAAGAAGAAGCCGGAGATGTTGCTTTTGCAAAAGAATTAGCTTCACTTGGTGATATTTATGTAAATGATGCTTTTGGAACTGCTCACAGAGCACACGCATCTACAACCATAATTGCACAATTTTTCCCAACTGAAAAATGCTTCGGAACCTTATTGGCAAAAGAAATCGAAAGTTTAAATAAAGTATTGAATAATAGCCAAAAACCAGTTGTTGCTGTTTTAGGAGGTTCTAAAGTTTCTTCTAAAATCACGGTTATAGAAAATATCCTGGATAAAGTTGACCACATGATTATTGGTGGAGGGATGACTTTTACATTTATCAAAGCTCAAGGAGGAAAAATTGGAGAATCTATCTGTGAAGATGACAAACAGGATTTAGCTCTTGAGATTTTAAGATTAGCTAAAGAAAAAGGAGTTCAGATTCACATTCCGGTTGATGTAATTGCTGCTGATGATTTCTCAAATACAGCAAATACACAAGTTGTAGATGTAACAGCAATTCCTGATGGATGGCAAGGTCTTGATGCAGGTCCAAAATCTTTGGAGAACTTCAAAAAAGTAATTTTAGAGTCTAAAACAATTTTATGGAATGGTCCTTTGGGCGTTTTTGAAATGGAAACTTTCTCAAAAGGAACTATTGCTTTAGGTAATTATATTGCTGAATCTACTGCAAACGGTGCTTTCTCACTTGTTGGTGGTGGAGATTCTGTTGCGGCTGTAAAACAGTTCGGTTTTGAAGACAAAATGAGTTATGTATCAACCGGTGGAGGTGCAATGCTTGAAATGTTAGAAGGACGTGTTTTACCTGGTATTGCTGCTATTCAAGATTAA
- a CDS encoding intradiol ring-cleavage dioxygenase has product MNRKDFLRGLGLVGISSLAIPVINACSKDEYSSEETSTDTDTATDTGSGSSSSGDCSVTPSETAGPFPTISPSSLVKSNIVMDRTGVAFTINITIKNTKASCAALKGAIVDIWHCDKDGYYSEYGGTQMQSVNYTTAHFLRGRQTTDDNGLVTFTSIFPGWYSGRATHIHVHIYNSSGTSLLVTQIAFPEGSGSAVALVNASSANGYTKGLSGYTYNASDNVFSDGFTNELATVTGSIAEGFVLKHTINVAG; this is encoded by the coding sequence ATGAACAGAAAAGATTTTTTAAGAGGTTTAGGTTTAGTAGGAATTAGTTCTTTGGCTATTCCAGTTATAAACGCATGCAGCAAAGATGAGTATTCTTCTGAAGAGACATCGACTGATACAGATACGGCAACTGACACAGGTTCCGGCTCAAGTTCTTCTGGAGATTGCTCTGTTACTCCGTCTGAAACAGCAGGTCCGTTCCCGACGATTAGCCCCTCTTCTCTGGTAAAATCAAATATTGTTATGGACAGAACAGGAGTTGCTTTTACAATTAATATTACCATAAAAAATACAAAAGCAAGTTGCGCGGCTTTAAAAGGAGCAATTGTTGATATTTGGCATTGCGATAAAGATGGTTATTATTCAGAATATGGCGGAACTCAAATGCAGTCTGTCAATTACACAACAGCACATTTTTTAAGAGGAAGGCAAACCACAGATGATAATGGATTAGTGACATTTACATCCATATTTCCAGGCTGGTATTCCGGCAGGGCAACACACATACATGTTCATATTTACAACTCAAGCGGAACTTCATTGTTAGTTACACAAATTGCTTTTCCCGAAGGTTCCGGAAGTGCTGTTGCTTTGGTTAATGCTTCCAGTGCGAATGGTTACACGAAAGGACTATCCGGATATACCTATAATGCTTCTGACAATGTGTTTTCTGATGGTTTTACGAATGAATTGGCAACCGTTACAGGAAGCATTGCCGAAGGTTTTGTTTTAAAACATACCATTAATGTTGCGGGTTAA
- a CDS encoding LytR/AlgR family response regulator transcription factor has product MIKAIALDDEPLALEILQSLCAEVEYIDLQKTFTKSDEAFKYLKKYPVDLLFLDINMPSISGLDFYKKLPHKTMVIFTTAYSEFAVEGFTLSATDYLLKPISFSRFQQAAEKALQHWKTQNQNLEQQYLFIRADYSLIKILFSDILYIEGLDDYLKIHIQNQKTVVARMTLKVLLQKLPSTEFIRVHRSFIIPISKIEKIRNKMIHIHEAEIPISTSYEAAFFEILNQK; this is encoded by the coding sequence ATGATAAAAGCAATAGCATTAGACGATGAACCTCTGGCATTAGAAATTTTGCAAAGTCTGTGCGCTGAAGTTGAGTATATCGATTTGCAAAAAACATTTACAAAATCTGATGAAGCTTTTAAATATCTTAAAAAATATCCTGTCGACTTGTTGTTTTTAGATATCAATATGCCTTCTATTTCCGGATTGGATTTTTATAAAAAACTGCCGCATAAAACAATGGTTATTTTTACTACAGCCTATTCTGAATTTGCTGTAGAAGGTTTCACGTTAAGTGCCACAGATTATCTTTTAAAGCCTATTTCTTTTTCCAGGTTTCAGCAGGCTGCAGAAAAAGCACTTCAGCACTGGAAAACTCAAAATCAGAATCTGGAACAGCAATATCTTTTCATACGTGCTGATTATAGCCTTATCAAGATTCTCTTTTCAGATATTTTATATATCGAAGGTTTAGATGATTATCTTAAAATTCATATTCAGAACCAAAAGACTGTTGTGGCCAGAATGACTTTGAAAGTCCTACTTCAAAAATTGCCTTCTACCGAATTTATCCGTGTACATCGGTCATTTATTATTCCGATTTCTAAAATTGAAAAAATTAGAAATAAAATGATTCATATCCATGAGGCAGAAATTCCTATAAGTACAAGTTATGAAGCTGCATTTTTTGAAATCCTTAATCAAAAATAA
- a CDS encoding sensor histidine kinase, translating to MITCFLLFFVWISGFLDHPDHNFLDFRDHTKPFLHHPGPFNEEMKPPPDFRNMHPGPMSFDTMGGPPTQYGHTALVYLLGVISSLLFAISGRLQNVEKEKMKSELAFLKAQINPHFLFNTLNSIYALALKKDDKTPDAVIQLSELMRYIITNANDEVIDLSKEINYISNFISLQKTRLGNTVDVDYQLNGTPFGKAITPLILISFIENAFKHGVNPDQTSEICIYIDIHEKELTLMVSNKKTFSIQSDSGIGLQNTIERLALLYPNKHQLKIEDTNEKYIVNLSIEVG from the coding sequence ATGATAACTTGTTTTCTTTTATTTTTTGTGTGGATTTCAGGATTTTTAGATCACCCGGATCACAATTTTTTAGATTTTAGGGATCATACAAAACCCTTTTTACATCATCCCGGACCTTTTAATGAAGAAATGAAACCGCCTCCTGATTTTCGAAACATGCATCCGGGACCGATGTCTTTCGATACAATGGGCGGACCGCCAACTCAGTACGGACATACAGCTCTGGTATATTTGCTTGGTGTAATTTCAAGTTTGTTATTTGCTATTTCCGGAAGGCTGCAAAATGTAGAAAAAGAAAAAATGAAGTCAGAGTTGGCTTTTTTAAAAGCGCAGATCAATCCGCATTTTTTATTTAATACACTCAATAGTATTTATGCTCTTGCTTTAAAAAAAGATGATAAAACTCCCGATGCCGTGATACAGTTATCTGAGCTCATGCGCTATATTATTACCAATGCCAATGATGAAGTAATCGATTTGAGCAAAGAAATCAATTATATCAGTAATTTTATTTCATTACAAAAAACACGTTTAGGCAATACTGTAGATGTAGATTACCAGCTAAACGGAACCCCATTTGGAAAGGCAATTACACCGCTTATTTTAATTTCTTTCATAGAAAATGCTTTCAAACATGGTGTAAATCCGGATCAGACTTCTGAAATTTGTATTTATATTGATATTCATGAAAAAGAATTGACATTGATGGTGTCCAATAAAAAGACATTTTCGATTCAATCAGATAGTGGAATTGGACTGCAAAATACAATTGAAAGACTTGCGTTATTGTATCCAAATAAACATCAGTTAAAAATAGAAGATACTAACGAAAAGTATATTGTAAATTTAAGTATTGAAGTAGGATGA